gtccggcaatgtcctcaccatgaaagccagaacaaagctcacagagGCCAGGAGCCCCAAATATCCCAGTACAGAATAGAAGCCAATAACAGAACCTTCATTACAGCAAATTATGGTCTTCCTTTGAGAAGACTGAGTATCCAGGTCCTGGAAGGGAGGAGAGACTGATAACCAGACAACACAGATAGAAATTTGGAAAGATGAACCCAACAATACTATGGTGTAGGGCAGCTTCACACTCAGCCATTTTCTCCAGGAGCTTCCAGGTTTGATGGATTTAAAGGCAACACAAACCATGATGGTCTTGGCGAGGAGTGAGGAGATGGCTATAGAGAAGAGGATCCCAAAACTGGTCTCACGTAGTCTACAAGTAATATCACTGGGACGACCAAGAAAcaagaagacacagaggaagctgaggaagatggagaccaggaggaggtaactcaggttGCGGTTATTAGCTTTAACAATGGGGGTGTCCCGATAAATAATGAATGTCCCAAATATCAAACCGGTAACAAAACAACCAAAAGCAGAGAGGAATGATAAAACAGAAGCAATTGTGTCGGTCTGGAAAGAGATGAATTCTATGACTTTGGGCTGACATCGGTCCCTCTTCTCATTCGGCCATTCACCACTCGGACATCTGATGCAGTTATCACTGTCTGAAAATGTAATGTTGAGAATATCAAAGTCATCCACCATATCTACCTTGTGTATTAATCACATAATTGTCACAATTCCAGGACCATGTCATTATTGAGGATTAATATTGGTTTGACTGGAATGAGGCAGTAAAAACACCTATCAATAAGTGGTCATTATGGTGAGGTAACAAGGATTTTGCTTCTACTTGATCTCATGGGACAtactggagctcatttactaagggtccgaatcacgcacttttgtcggctttcccgaatacttccgatttgtgccgaattgcctcgGCGCACtccatcggattgtggcacatcagcgccggcttttacgcgacagaaatcggggggcgtggccgtcggacaacctgacgaatttggaaaaaccatggaatttaaaataaatttgtgttgcaagatcaagcacttacatgcaccaggcgcTGAGGTGTAccctggcggacctcagcgcagcagcgacacctggtggacatcaggcgcatggactttagtgaatccctgcagacccgaatcctcgtcggagaacgcgccgctggatcgcaactggaccgggtaagtaaatgtgccccattatgtcagacCCTATTGGAGCTGTGCTCACCTAAATATTCTATAACATATTAGAAACCATAAAATCAATAAACTAAAAATCTACTAGTATCAAGAAGAAATATATGTAGTTTTTATGAAAACTCATATTCTTATCCACCAATTGCATTCTTTGATGCAATGATTTACTTGTTTTCCCTTTTTCCCTATTTGTTTCTTATCTCCTAGGCCTGCTAAATCATTTTATAGATAGGTAGTGTATTTCCAGGAGGCTTTTTGGCACCAAACTAATCAGAATCAAACCATTATGTTATATTTAGGTTTCTTTATTGGCTTGAGTTTAACGCGTTTCAAGTCCAAACCGGGCTCTTCGTCTGTTATATAAAGCTTACATTACAATAAGGATATCTGACTTATAAACCTCTCGTCTTGGCGGGAAGGTAATCCCCAGCTGACGTCATCATGATGTCAcaatgtaaataaacacaaagtgTCGTGTTTGTTCATTGATAAAACTAATACATGATAATGagtaaaatgtacaaaaaacaaTCTCATTGCCCATTAAAACCTATGTAATAAACATTTAATTATAGATACCCGTAAAATACCTATAAAATATAATCAAATTAATACCAGAATACCGGCACGTGAATACACAAATCAGACTCCGCGGCGATGAGCTGAAAATGAATTGATATCGGATGTAACCCTTTTTTATAATGTGTACAATTAAATAATCATATGTATTGACTCACTCTTCATATTTTGTTGATAGGATACTGTAGCGATCTTACAAGTCACTTGGACTACGGAAGCCGACATGGTCCAAAAACCAAAGGGCGAACTGACGCACATTACTTAAGTGAGTTGTGTGCGGCTCGAGGTCTCGGGAGGAGTCGGTCTGAACTAGTAATAGAATGGTAAGTATTGTTTGATTTGTTTCGATGTGGAGATATCCTTATACTGACGTATTCTACCAATtgtacaacagaaaaaaaaaggtgAGCACAACTAATTTTAAAATAAGTCATTACACACGAAATAAAATTGCACACATGTGGCGCCCGcactgatttttttctttttttggagtaaATTAGTTTAAGAACATTCAGGAAATATGTACAacacagtaaaggcacatggataACTTatttaaaagagtggccaacccctttaatattaggtCATGTATCACCTGTTATATGTTTTATCTCCTCATCTAGTTTCTCTGCAGTCAGACGTGCCATTTGAATtgggttttgaaatgcaattcaaatacAACAGGGTGGGCCTTGGCTCCGTTGTATATGCTTTTCCACTGAAAGAAATGCGATCTGTATGAAGCACCAGGTGCTTTGCATTGTTTACACATGTACCATTAGGCTGACCCTCTCTGCATTACATTAGAACCTCAAATGCTGCCTGATATTTTGTTGTTACTCTAGACTGACTACGCTTTGTACCACTCAGGTTCTTACCTTTTTAGGGTGCTTTATTAGCTGCATGCAGAATTCTAGTCAGAAAGACATTGCAGGGTAAAATCACCATCACTTTTCTAGTCTGGCAGCTAGTCTGGTCTGGTTGTGGAGGAGCCTTCTACTCGAAAGGTTCTGACAGTATCATTACAGTTGTCTGTACAGTGCAATAGGATGACTCTGGCATGTGGCCTTAAATTTTGAGCCATCTTATTCTCTAGAACATAGTAAATGGGAACTATAAAGTATAGAGTGTTCTCTCTCTTTCTGCTTGCTTCTTTTTTTACTGTTCTGTCTGCATTACAGGCTTCAACATATCATGGAATTAAACAATTCAAGAAtcctttgggggttttttttgtcaaACTTAAATACCAGTGATATTGGAGATCTCTCCTTCGGAGCATGGCACACAGTCATAGCAGCAGGTGTGGATTGTTTCTCGAGGCTTTTTCCGACTTCCTGGTAAGCAGATCTCTGAGCAGCGGGACACCGGGATCTGGAAAAGTGAATATAACTTGTAAAGATGTGAATAGATCTTTATTGCTATGTAGCTTGTGTTACAGAAAATTGTATGGCCATAGTTTTATGGTCTTAGAAATTCCTAACCAAATGGGGACATGGATACGTGGGGATGATCAGAAGACGGTACCTTGGCGATTGGCAGCATGAAACTGACCATAACACACAGCAGTTGTATCTGCCTTGAATGGAGAAATCTTGGGTCACAATCCAGGGTGACTACAAGAGATAAGGTCTCACATAGAGGGAAACGGGTTTGTTCTAAGTTCCTATGTGTCCTGCAACCTAAGTTGACACAGCAACTGGAGACCTGATCATGGCCTCCAGATCGGCCAACTATGGAGGTCATTTGGCCCAGTATAAAAAGCCCAGTATccctaaataaaatatttttttatataaaaataaaaacataaattaataCATTTGTTAGTTGTTGTTATTAGGAATTTGGGTAAAAGTAGATTCTCTTATACAAGGCCTACAGTTTGCCTTTATTCAAGAAACAGAAATGTTTGCTCAGAAGGCTCATCGGTTTTCATGCCCATGATTCTCACATTTGTATGGCAGTTCTTCTTGAGACTATAAATCTAGTGGTATCAGCATAAGAAGCATAACTACCACTAGGGCTGCTTTGGGGCACGCAATGTAGGGTGGCCCAGTATGGATGCCTGATTCATAGTTTATTTATGCCGTACAGCAGGGGCGTTGTTAGGGTAGTAAAAGATCTAGGGCACGGGCACAAATTCTTATGTACCGGATTCTCCGTAGTGACCGGTCCTGCATCTCTCACCATCATACGTGGTTGCataaaaaaactgtttttatgTACGACTACAGAATACCAAGGAGAACATCTAATGACTGCTTTATGATGGCCCACATTAATTAAAGCCCCTTCCGCAGTcaaaccgtgcaccacatttatagatCAGATTCTGTCCGACAGAATTgaattgcacgccctatgttaaaggtgcaccaaaaaaaagttggtgcactctgtcagggcagtgcagggggcgccagattcatgaagaacgtgcgctctCTACACTATCttgaggaaaactgcacatagtacacactgcattgtttttgataaatgtggaccaacgTGTCTTCGGATTGTAGTTGTTCTTGTTTCTTATTTTCTCTATTCGGTAAAGACTACCATGTGTGACCATTTTGTGTCACAGCAGAAATTTCTGCACCGAAGGGGGCGGTccgatgctcagtcggaccgtgcgccacatttaacatgcaaagtccgacagaagtgtgtcgcactccccatgttaaaggcacaacaaaaaagttggtgccctctgtcggggcagtgcaggggccgccagaaatccttaatctggtgccctctgcagactagacaggacactgcacagagtacagactgcactgtttttaataaacACCCCCCAATTTTATTCCCCACACTGTAAGCTCTTTATCATTCCTTCCCTATATAATGCCTGTTGTGGCCCTACACAGTATTCTGTCCTGATTTTGATCCCAAGACTTTGTAATGGCCCCCAAATATAGTACACATATATACTTCCCATTCTGGTTTGTTTATAGTACACTGTTCTGTTTCTGGCCCCCCACAATTTATAGTGAACCTGCTAGATAACAGCTCCCACACAGCCAATGGCCCCATACTTTACATTACACCGTTACAGTGCAACACATCTAGTAACATCTCTAAATGTGGCCTGATATGTAATCATGCCACCCACCCTTAATCCCTATGGCCCCTAATATGGCCTCTACTAATTCCCACTCATCCCCTATGTATGATTAAAAAACCCCAATACCCCCTCTCTTCGTCTTGCTTTGCGGTTGGAGGTGTGTTGACGTCATTATATGGCATCTTCTGTTCATGGCGGTTATGGGGAACTACttgaagcaggagatgccatgtagtcaggtcactgtGTCTCCTGCGATATGTAGtgaagcaggagatgccatgtagtcacaTCACCAATGATAAATCCTATAATGTATATGCGCCACCAGGGAAAACATCTCCAGGTCTGACCCAGTGTATTTCTGCAGGCACAGGCAGCAATGCCCCTTACCTGCCCACTCTGCCGGCAGCCTCGCCACAAGGTGGTGTTACCGCAAAAATAATCACGatttcttgcagtgtgcaagaacttgttattttagtgcttctatgacagaaactgccccctatgcatacatgtatgtgtgaCATCTCGGGTCACTGAGGTACTGGAGTGCTGAGCTGTAGGTTACACTTGTGCCTGCCTCTCACTGACCTGGAGTGACTCATTTCATGTAGCTGTGAGCAGGGGGTCTGCCTGCAGACTGCACTCACTAACCTGCTCCTTGTTATAGGATGAAGGCAGCTCACCCTCACTGCAAACCTGACCAAGAGCAGGACACATTCAGGCTGAGGAAAAAGAGAGGCGGAGCTAAACAGAGGGGCGGGGCCCAAATCACACAGTGTAGGGCAGAAGCACTTAGTGAATAGAGCAGCGCTGTGACGGCCCTGAGCAGTGCAAGTGCCAGTGCAAGTACTCTGCTTTCTCAGCCAGCGGTGCCTCTGTGTAGTTGGTGTGCAGTATATTCGGGGCACTggataaaagatccggggcacgtgccccggatcttttagcctagcgacgcccctgccgtACAGGGACAAATgagttgcaaatgagcacatgtaccataaaaagtaacaaaaaataacAGTTTGATGCTTGTACCCCACTGTGTGTTTTGTAATAAGGCCAGTGCCTTATGTTAGCCAGTAAAAAACGCCTACCACTAACACTCTTATTACCCCACCAGGGGTGCCAGATTGGAGCAGATGCAGGCTGCTATTATTGAGTTGTGAAAGCCCAGAAACAGTGGATGCTCCCACCCCAGTAATATCAggttatatattttgtataactttttgtaTAACTTCCTGACGTGTGCAGGATCATGATATATATGAAAAAACGCTCCGGTATTTGTAAACAGAGTGTGGACACTGGTCTAATCCACCAAGCCTCTCACGCTCGGGGTATATACAAACTTTAGGAAATGACACTTAGACCATGTATAATAGCAAAAAACTCTTTTAGTTTAAATATTGACATAAGGCATAGGTACATCACCATATTTCGGCTAGCATGCCGTAGTCCATAGTAGCGAGTCCACGCTCAAACTTTTAGCTTTTCTGGCTTTACTGGCAAACCGAACGACTGGACTGAGTCtcgtgtgacgtttcggaggaaaGACCTCCTTCTTCTGACATGCGCAGTGATGACAATGAACGGACTTATATACCGTATGTAATGATAAGCTAGTAAACATATTTAAACATTAAATATACATATAGGGTATTCGTTCTGTCATTATAATACATACAACAAGTTTAATAGAttacaaaaacacattaaaattacATTGTTCGTTAAGACCTCTCGGATATAAAGTATCCATTTTAGTGATCCAGTACACCTCACGTTGGAGGAGTCTGGATCTTGTTTCATTACTTTGTCTAACTTCCTCCAGTATAAGCCAGCGAATCTCGCTAGCATTATGTTTAAATTCTCTGTAATGTCTCGCTAGAGCTGTTTCATGTTTAGTTTTAACCTGCATGTTTAGTTCTTCTTCTGTTTTATTTAAGAATTGCCTGACCTGATGAGTTACATGTAAAAAAGCCCTTGATGGGGCTGGTGAACTAAATCACCTTTAATTATTCCTGAACAGTTCTGACAGGACAAGCATGGGTAAGTTCCATTTTTCTTAGCAGCAATAAACGCTTGGCGAGTTTTTTTCTTATAAATTTAGGGGTGTTTTAAAAAGTATCCCATATTGGCTGGCTTATACTGGAGGAAGTTACACAAAGTAACGAAACAAGATCCAGACTCCTCCAACGTGAGGTGTACTGGATCACTAAAATGGATACTTTATATCCGAGAGGTCTTAACGAACAATgtaattttaatgtgtttttgtaaTCTATTAAACTTGTTTTATGTATTATAATGACAGAACGAATACCCTATATGTATATTTAATGTTTAAATATGTTTACTAGCTTATCATTACATACGGTATATAAGTCCGTTAATTGTCATCACTGCGCATGTTAGAAGAAGGAGGTCtttcctccgaaacgtcacacgaGACTCAGTCCAGTCGTTCGGTTTGCCAGTAAAGCCAGAAAAGCTAAAAGTTTGAGCGTGGACTCGCTACTATGGACTACGGCATGCTAGCCGAAATATGGTGATGTACCTATGCCTTATGTCAATATTTAAACTAAAAGAGTTTTTTTGCTACTATACATGGTCTAAGTGTCATTTCCTAAAGTGTGCAGGATCACGGTTTTGGCTGCAATATCTGAAAAACATTTCATAaaaagtgtatatataaatagtaCTGCTCTAGTGATACTTTTATTCAATAATATTCTTGGTTGTCTTAGGGTTCGTTGGGCAACTTTTAAAAATAGTACAATGGAGGGGGGCATGTCTAACCGCCATGCAGAGAAGCCGCATGTAAGAGAGCTCCACTCCGTGCCACAACTATTAGAGGTTTGCAACCCACCGTATATGGGGGTGTCCGACACAAGAAGATCCTCTAAGAGGCTGCAAGACCGGGGAATCCCAATCACGCCCATCTGCAACTTCTACACCCCGTTACAGAACCGCTCACCTTCCCCTGGGGGCCACACGCGCCATCTTTCTCCACGTGGTGCACGACGAGCAGCGAAGAGACCCACAGCAGTAGCTGCTGCGCTCCTTCCTTCCACATCGGAagataaagaaaacaaaaagacaGGGCAGAGGGGTGAGTCAGCCACACCGCTCAGTGAGATAAGGGCTAGGCCTGCACTTCTACGCATACAAGCTCGGCAGGCACAACAAACGCCACAGGAGCTCATTAACACGAGCCTCACAGACCAAGCCAGCTATAAACACACACTTAACCCTGAGAGCTCCAATAGCCCAAAAGACTCACATAATATGGCTCCCCCACACAAGCCCCAGGAGCAAAATCCTCACTCCAACAAAAAAGGAGCAGGGAACACTGGAGGCTTAGGGAATAGTCCTCCCTCAAAGCTCACACTATTTGGCTCACCAGAAACCCctcaaacaaacaaaaataatgcTAGAAAGCAGGCCACAAACTGTGAAACTAATGGCAATGACAATGATCAAGGTGCACCAACAGAGATTTTAATCAGTTTCACAAAAATCAGAAACTATGCAAAGACCTCTGCAGGGTGTGCATTGTGTGGGACAGGGCTGCCCATACGGACCATATCCACCGACTACACACAATAGCGGAAGATGCTGATGCTCAGCCCGCCCTCCTTCCGCCACTGCTGTGCCGCTTCCCCAGCTCTATGCGCTTTCACATCCAAAGTATCATGAGGGTCGTAGAAAACTGGAAATCAGTAGGGACTAGAAGActtataggggcatatttacttacccggcccattcgcgatccagcggcgcgttctctgcgctggattcgggtccggccaggatttatgaaggtagttcctccgccgtccaccaggtggcgctgctgcgctgaagttcccggagGCGTGCcgaaatgccctgaaattcaccggcctatcctggatgaaggtaagcgcaattttcacgacacattttttttttttaaatgcggcggtttttccgaatccgtcgggttttcgttcggccacgccccacgatttccgtcacgcgcatgccggcgccgatgagccacaatccgatcgcgtgcgccaaaatcccggggcaattcaggtacaatcggcgcaaatcggaaatattcgggtaacacgtcgggaaaacgcgaatcgggcccttagtaaatgatccccatagtGTTTCTCCTTAAGAAATCTGGCGGAGAAGCCATAATATATCTTGGCCTATGTACAGTATGCCCATCTCTCCTCAGCGTTACTGCCAAGTGTTCAGAGTAAGCCCCCAGGGACTACCCAGGCAGCCCAGAGACTACCATCTGTGGGGTAGT
The DNA window shown above is from Engystomops pustulosus chromosome 1, aEngPut4.maternal, whole genome shotgun sequence and carries:
- the LOC140127863 gene encoding vomeronasal type-2 receptor 26-like, which encodes MVDDFDILNITFSDSDNCIRCPSGEWPNEKRDRCQPKVIEFISFQTDTIASVLSFLSAFGCFVTGLIFGTFIIYRDTPIVKANNRNLSYLLLVSIFLSFLCVFLFLGRPSDITCRLRETSFGILFSIAISSLLAKTIMVCVAFKSIKPGSSWRKWLSVKLPYTIVLLGSSFQISICVVWLSVSPPFQDLDTQSSQRKTIICCNEGSVIGFYSVLGYLGLLASVSFVLAFMVRTLPDSFNEAKYITFSMLLFCSVWIAMIPAYLSTRGKYTVAVEIFAVLSSSAGLLGCVFFPKCYIILFKCEMNTKTALLGKNIK